A window of the Dongshaea marina genome harbors these coding sequences:
- a CDS encoding NAD(P)H nitroreductase, with protein MEALELLLNRHSCSRLKVPAPAGEGLQLILKAGLCAPDHGALKPWEFIIAKGEGLTRLGDIFARAAEARGESADKVERARNAPSRAPLVIAVAAKVKPHEKVPPFEQHLAAGCSVMAMQMAAQAQGFNGIWRSGWFIYDRQVHQELGLSDEDQLVGFLYLGTPTVECHALRKVVVADHCREL; from the coding sequence ATGGAAGCGTTAGAATTGCTGCTTAATCGTCACTCTTGCAGTCGACTCAAGGTACCGGCTCCTGCAGGGGAGGGGTTGCAACTTATTCTGAAGGCCGGGCTTTGTGCCCCGGATCATGGGGCCCTTAAACCCTGGGAGTTTATCATCGCCAAGGGTGAGGGGCTCACCCGGTTGGGGGATATTTTTGCCAGGGCTGCCGAGGCTCGGGGGGAGTCCGCAGATAAGGTAGAGCGGGCGCGTAATGCCCCCTCAAGAGCCCCTCTGGTGATCGCCGTTGCAGCCAAGGTCAAGCCTCACGAGAAGGTCCCTCCCTTCGAGCAACACCTGGCGGCAGGCTGCTCGGTGATGGCGATGCAGATGGCGGCCCAGGCCCAGGGATTTAACGGGATCTGGCGCTCCGGCTGGTTTATCTATGATCGTCAGGTTCACCAGGAGCTTGGGTTATCGGATGAAGATCAGCTGGTGGGCTTTCTTTATCTCGGGACGCCGACGGTCGAGTGCCACGCGTTGCGCAAGGTGGTGGTGGCCGACCACTGCCGCGAGCTATAA
- a CDS encoding amino acid permease: MKSKTIGSILIFTGTCVGAGILALPLSTAGLGFFPAAGALFVNWLLSVITAMLVLEVLIALPKKKLNFDSMSRMTLGRPGQLVCLIAYLVLLYSVSSAYLSGGTSMLIALLGQFGISMPSWLSALMFTLILGGIVYGGHRVVDFTNRGLLSVKGLSFIALASLLIPDVTASNLFALHHSMPYLWAAFPVLFFSFGMQIMVPSMYSYLEMDAKELRKAILIGSLIPFLLYLLWLAVTLGILPRFGANSYDSFLQSHSSSDIGALFAMLGHLGSKGWGGTAMGIFTNVAVTTSFLAVTMALKDYVSDIFRLKPTRSGKNLGALITYLPPLLLVFLAPSIFLIALQYAAASLAVVMVFLPVAMTVSVRRTLAREQRTSEFRVMGGTGMLVFVSVFGVVVVALSFMASMHMLPELGFA; this comes from the coding sequence ATGAAGTCTAAAACAATTGGTAGTATTTTAATTTTTACCGGTACCTGTGTCGGAGCCGGAATTCTTGCCTTGCCTTTATCGACTGCCGGACTGGGGTTCTTCCCGGCGGCTGGAGCACTTTTTGTCAACTGGCTATTGTCTGTGATCACAGCGATGCTGGTGCTTGAAGTCCTGATTGCACTACCTAAAAAGAAGCTTAATTTTGACTCCATGAGCCGGATGACCCTTGGGCGTCCCGGTCAGCTGGTCTGCCTCATCGCCTATCTGGTGCTGCTCTACTCTGTATCCTCTGCTTACCTTAGTGGTGGAACCTCAATGCTGATCGCTCTATTGGGTCAGTTTGGGATCAGCATGCCGAGCTGGCTGTCGGCGCTGATGTTTACCCTGATCCTGGGTGGAATCGTTTACGGAGGCCACAGGGTCGTCGATTTCACCAACCGAGGCCTGTTGTCAGTGAAAGGACTTAGCTTTATTGCCCTGGCATCCTTGTTGATCCCGGATGTAACAGCAAGCAACCTGTTTGCCCTGCATCACAGCATGCCTTACCTGTGGGCGGCATTTCCTGTGCTGTTTTTCTCCTTCGGGATGCAAATCATGGTCCCCAGCATGTATAGCTACCTGGAGATGGATGCTAAAGAGCTGCGCAAAGCGATCCTGATCGGCAGCCTGATCCCATTTTTGCTGTATCTGCTGTGGCTGGCGGTTACCCTTGGGATCCTGCCACGCTTTGGGGCGAACAGCTATGACAGCTTCCTTCAGAGTCACAGCAGCAGTGATATTGGCGCTCTGTTTGCGATGCTGGGTCACCTGGGCTCTAAAGGCTGGGGAGGCACCGCCATGGGGATCTTTACCAATGTTGCGGTCACCACCTCATTCCTGGCGGTCACCATGGCTTTGAAAGACTATGTCTCGGATATCTTCCGTCTCAAGCCGACCCGCAGCGGCAAGAATCTGGGAGCTCTTATCACCTATCTTCCACCTCTGTTGCTGGTGTTCCTGGCACCCTCAATCTTTTTGATCGCTTTGCAGTATGCGGCGGCCTCTCTGGCGGTGGTGATGGTGTTCCTGCCGGTGGCGATGACGGTTTCGGTTCGCCGAACCCTGGCCCGTGAGCAGCGCACCAGTGAGTTTCGGGTGATGGGCGGAACCGGAATGCTGGTCTTTGTGAGTGTATTTGGGGTCGTTGTGGTGGCGTTGAGCTTCATGGCGAGCATGCATATGTTGCCTGAGCTTGGCTTTGCCTAA
- the cmoA gene encoding carboxy-S-adenosyl-L-methionine synthase CmoA — MQTKDRIFASAISQIGDFCFDERVADVFPDMIQRSIPSYQHIISVIGMLTRRFAQPETNLYDLGCSLGAATLSMRNQLPHDSCQIIGIDNSPAMVERCRRHLQGFKSTAKVTILEQDICEAELDNASVVVLNFTLQFLSPEKRQVLLSRIYQALRPGGVLILSEKFSFEDQPVNELMVDLHLDFKRANGYSELEISQKRTALENVMRTDSIQTHKQRLQQAGFEHMDLWYQCFNFGSMVAIK, encoded by the coding sequence ATGCAAACTAAAGATCGGATCTTTGCGTCAGCCATCTCACAAATTGGTGATTTCTGCTTTGACGAGCGCGTCGCAGATGTATTTCCGGATATGATCCAACGCTCTATCCCGAGTTATCAGCATATCATTTCGGTGATCGGTATGCTGACCCGCCGCTTTGCCCAACCCGAGACCAACCTCTATGATCTGGGGTGCTCACTGGGTGCTGCCACCCTGTCGATGCGCAATCAGCTGCCTCACGACAGTTGCCAAATCATCGGCATCGATAATTCTCCGGCCATGGTAGAGCGCTGCCGCCGTCACCTGCAAGGATTCAAATCCACCGCCAAGGTGACTATTCTCGAGCAGGATATCTGTGAGGCTGAGCTGGATAACGCATCCGTGGTGGTCCTGAACTTCACCCTGCAATTTCTCTCGCCGGAAAAACGCCAGGTGCTGCTCAGCCGTATCTACCAGGCCCTGCGCCCGGGTGGAGTGCTGATCTTAAGTGAAAAGTTCAGCTTTGAGGATCAGCCGGTCAATGAGCTGATGGTGGATCTGCACCTTGATTTCAAGCGGGCCAATGGTTACAGCGAGCTGGAGATCAGCCAAAAGCGCACCGCCCTTGAGAATGTGATGCGCACCGACAGTATCCAAACTCACAAACAGCGCCTGCAACAGGCGGGATTTGAGCACATGGATCTCTGGTATCAATGCTTTAACTTTGGCTCTATGGTGGCGATCAAGTGA
- a CDS encoding IS982 family transposase, with product MINLEAIFVDVDDFCQVFLPAWQKQQISLGVKQRNRPSRLAVSEVMTIVIAFHRLGFRDFKSYYLQFVCKYWKSEFPGLVSYTRMLKLMQTTLVPLCSYLTHRQAKPTGIAFVDSTKLQVCHNLRIPRHQVFQGAAKRGKGTMGWFYGFKLHLIINDQGGVISVKLTPANVDDRTPLPEMCEQLWGSLYGDKGYISGPLAEELADQGVTLITSIRKNMKPKLMRLWDKLMLRKRFIIETVFDQLKNISQIEHSRHRSCISFMVNLLAGLIAYTFQEKKPSIRMSRLEKEALMQI from the coding sequence ATGATCAATTTAGAAGCTATTTTCGTTGATGTCGATGATTTCTGTCAGGTCTTTCTACCCGCTTGGCAAAAACAGCAGATCTCCTTAGGTGTGAAGCAGCGGAACAGACCCTCTCGCCTGGCTGTCAGTGAAGTGATGACCATCGTCATCGCATTCCATCGCTTGGGATTCCGAGACTTTAAATCCTATTATCTTCAGTTCGTATGTAAGTACTGGAAAAGCGAGTTCCCCGGCCTGGTGAGTTACACCCGGATGTTGAAATTGATGCAAACGACCCTTGTCCCTTTGTGCTCCTATCTCACCCACAGACAAGCAAAACCTACTGGGATTGCATTCGTCGACTCAACAAAACTTCAGGTTTGCCATAACCTTCGCATCCCTCGACATCAAGTATTTCAAGGTGCTGCCAAGCGTGGCAAAGGAACCATGGGGTGGTTTTATGGATTTAAATTGCACCTTATCATCAATGATCAAGGTGGTGTTATCTCGGTCAAATTAACCCCAGCCAATGTTGATGACAGAACTCCTCTTCCTGAAATGTGCGAGCAGCTCTGGGGTTCACTCTATGGAGATAAAGGCTATATTTCAGGACCACTTGCAGAAGAGCTGGCAGACCAAGGGGTCACATTAATTACCAGCATCAGGAAGAATATGAAACCAAAGTTGATGCGGCTATGGGATAAGCTGATGCTCCGCAAACGCTTCATCATTGAAACCGTCTTTGATCAGCTGAAGAACATCTCTCAGATAGAACACTCACGGCATCGTAGCTGCATCAGCTTTATGGTGAATCTCCTTGCTGGCCTCATTGCATATACCTTCCAGGAAAAGAAGCCGAGCATCCGAATGTCTCGGCTTGAAAAGGAAGCGCTTATGCAGATCTGA
- the cmoB gene encoding tRNA 5-methoxyuridine(34)/uridine 5-oxyacetic acid(34) synthase CmoB has product MIDFSDFYQAIAKNRLQHWLTTLPSLLSNWQKEHQHGDFPRWQKVLTKLPQVTTRHIEIQDSVTLGQEGELTEGERKRTENLFRHLQPWRKGPYQVHGIHIDTEWRSDLKWDRLTPHISPLKGRYVLDVGCGSGYHMWRMLGAGAEFVTGVDPSALFLCQFEAIRHFANAEQKIHLLPLGIQELPPLKAFDTLFSMGVLYHRRSPIDHLMQLKSHLKPGGELVLETLVIPGDEQDVLVPIDRYAKMRNIWFIPSSKALKLWLEKCGFEQVTIADETPTTFEEQRKTNWINTESLDDFLDPNDPSKTIEGYPAPLRALLIAKAPYKVD; this is encoded by the coding sequence GTGATAGATTTTTCCGATTTTTATCAGGCGATCGCCAAGAACCGGCTGCAACACTGGCTCACCACCCTGCCCTCTTTGCTCTCTAACTGGCAAAAGGAGCACCAGCATGGCGACTTCCCCCGTTGGCAAAAGGTGCTGACCAAGCTGCCTCAGGTCACAACCAGGCATATCGAAATCCAAGATTCGGTCACCCTGGGTCAGGAGGGCGAGCTCACTGAGGGCGAGCGCAAGCGAACCGAGAACCTGTTTCGCCACCTGCAGCCCTGGCGAAAAGGTCCATACCAGGTCCACGGGATCCACATAGATACCGAGTGGCGCTCCGATCTCAAGTGGGATCGTCTCACCCCTCATATCTCTCCTCTCAAGGGGCGTTATGTACTGGATGTGGGCTGTGGCAGTGGCTATCACATGTGGCGGATGCTCGGAGCGGGCGCCGAGTTTGTCACCGGCGTCGATCCCTCGGCACTGTTTCTCTGCCAGTTCGAGGCGATTCGTCACTTTGCCAACGCCGAGCAGAAGATCCACCTGCTGCCTCTTGGGATCCAGGAGCTCCCTCCCCTCAAGGCCTTTGACACCCTGTTCTCCATGGGAGTCCTCTATCACAGGCGTTCACCCATAGATCACCTGATGCAGCTTAAGTCTCATCTTAAGCCCGGTGGCGAGCTGGTGCTGGAGACTCTGGTGATCCCGGGAGATGAACAGGATGTACTGGTGCCGATCGATCGCTATGCCAAGATGCGCAACATCTGGTTTATCCCATCCAGCAAGGCCCTTAAGCTGTGGCTGGAAAAGTGTGGCTTCGAACAGGTAACCATCGCCGATGAGACGCCGACCACCTTCGAAGAGCAGCGCAAAACCAACTGGATCAACACCGAATCCCTGGATGACTTCCTGGATCCGAATGATCCAAGCAAGACGATTGAGGGATATCCCGCTCCCCTACGCGCCCTGCTAATAGCCAAGGCCCCCTATAAGGTCGACTAA
- the sppA gene encoding signal peptide peptidase SppA — MKVIWQTIKWILIGAWKCINTLRKLILNLIFLIILLLVISVFIADKPTTPALPAHAALTLNLSGDLVEQPSEDNPSQLLMRQLLDEESPTQQVSVHKVVYAIEQAKKDPRIKLLVLQLKNLRQADLTKLRLIGAALEDFKTSRKPIIAIGSEFDQAQYYLASYADKILLNPAGGVDLQGYGIYRLYYKSALDKFNIDTHVFRVGRYKSFVEPYLRDNMSPDSRKVNQHLLQQIWSQYVTDVSTQRKIAADVINPSKQQLMARLTKAGGNPAQYALQNKLVDELATELEMNKALVKLVGHPKGKEHYRSISYQRYLSTLPSPYRDHGKPDIALITASGPIMSGDQPRGVIGSDTLSELLTRARLDKEIKAVVLRVDSPGGSAFAAEQIRQQLIALKKSGKPVVVSMSSYAASGGYWIAADADKIVAEPTTLTGSIGVFGMLTTIDKALGKLGVHTDGVTVSAYPQVSMTRPLSKEAKSIIQMGVEDTYQRFLKVVASGRHMSPEAVNKIAQGHVWTGKDALKLGLVDKLGNQADAAALAAKLAGLKEYQLLPITPPISARELFIQQLFEHISEFSSIGTTLPKIVGELVSAGKPLLQLNDPQGMYAICPWKIQ, encoded by the coding sequence ATGAAAGTTATTTGGCAAACCATAAAATGGATCCTGATTGGCGCATGGAAGTGCATCAATACCCTGCGCAAATTGATCCTAAACCTTATTTTTTTAATTATCCTGCTGCTGGTTATCTCTGTCTTTATCGCGGATAAGCCAACCACTCCGGCGCTCCCGGCGCATGCCGCTCTGACCTTGAACCTCTCCGGGGATCTGGTGGAGCAGCCCAGTGAAGATAATCCGAGCCAGCTGCTGATGCGCCAACTGCTGGATGAGGAGTCCCCCACTCAGCAGGTTTCGGTCCACAAGGTGGTGTATGCCATCGAGCAGGCGAAAAAGGACCCACGAATCAAGCTGCTGGTGCTGCAGCTCAAAAACCTGCGCCAGGCGGATCTGACCAAGCTTAGGCTGATCGGTGCGGCCCTGGAGGATTTCAAAACCTCCAGGAAGCCAATAATCGCTATTGGCAGCGAGTTTGATCAGGCCCAGTACTACCTGGCCTCTTATGCAGACAAGATCCTCCTCAACCCGGCCGGAGGCGTGGATCTGCAAGGCTACGGGATCTACCGCCTCTACTACAAATCCGCACTGGATAAGTTCAATATCGACACCCATGTGTTCCGGGTGGGCCGCTATAAATCCTTTGTTGAACCCTACCTCAGGGACAACATGTCTCCGGATAGCCGCAAGGTCAATCAGCACCTGCTCCAGCAGATCTGGTCCCAATATGTCACAGATGTTTCCACCCAGCGTAAGATAGCTGCGGATGTGATTAACCCGAGTAAACAGCAGCTCATGGCGCGTCTGACCAAAGCCGGAGGCAACCCGGCCCAGTATGCATTGCAAAATAAACTGGTTGATGAGCTGGCCACAGAGCTTGAGATGAACAAGGCCCTGGTCAAGCTGGTGGGACATCCCAAGGGCAAAGAGCATTATCGTAGCATCAGTTACCAGAGATACCTCTCAACCCTGCCCAGCCCATACCGGGACCATGGCAAGCCGGATATCGCCCTCATCACCGCCTCAGGTCCGATCATGAGCGGCGATCAGCCCCGCGGGGTGATCGGCTCAGACACTCTGTCTGAGCTGCTAACCCGGGCCCGGCTGGATAAAGAGATAAAAGCCGTGGTGCTGCGAGTTGATAGCCCGGGAGGGAGCGCCTTTGCCGCCGAGCAGATCCGCCAGCAGCTGATTGCCCTGAAAAAATCCGGCAAGCCTGTGGTGGTCTCCATGAGTAGTTACGCGGCCTCCGGTGGTTACTGGATTGCCGCCGATGCCGATAAGATCGTCGCCGAGCCCACCACCCTGACCGGCTCAATTGGTGTGTTTGGCATGCTCACCACCATAGACAAGGCCCTGGGTAAACTTGGAGTGCATACCGATGGGGTAACTGTGAGTGCCTACCCTCAGGTCAGCATGACCCGGCCATTGTCCAAAGAGGCCAAGAGCATCATCCAGATGGGGGTTGAGGATACCTACCAGCGTTTCCTCAAAGTGGTTGCCAGTGGCCGCCACATGTCACCAGAGGCAGTCAACAAGATTGCTCAGGGCCATGTCTGGACGGGTAAGGATGCCCTTAAGCTGGGACTGGTGGACAAGCTCGGTAATCAGGCTGACGCCGCAGCCCTGGCGGCCAAGCTCGCGGGTCTCAAGGAGTATCAGCTGCTACCGATCACTCCGCCGATCTCGGCCCGGGAGCTGTTTATCCAGCAACTGTTCGAACATATCAGCGAGTTCAGTAGCATCGGAACCACACTGCCTAAGATCGTCGGTGAGCTAGTCAGCGCCGGTAAACCCCTGTTGCAGCTCAATGATCCACAGGGGATGTACGCCATCTGTCCCTGGAAAATTCAGTAA
- the asnS gene encoding asparagine--tRNA ligase has translation MALASVVDVLAGQFPVGSTVTVKGWIRTRRDSKAGISFLAIHDGSCFNPVQAVVPNTLNNYQEEVQRLTAGCSVAVTGEVVESQGKGQTFELQATGVEVIGWVENPDSYPMAAKRHSIEYLREHAHLRPRTNVIGAVTRVRNCLAQALHRFFYENGYNWISTPIITASDCEGAGEMFRVSTLDMQNLPLTDKGEVDYSEDFFGKEAFLTVSGQLNVETFACAMSKVYTFGPTFRAENSNTSRHLAEFWMLEPEIAFADLDDAAEVAIEMLKYVFKAVLEERMDDLQFFDQRIQKGVIERLQQLVSSEFVQVDYTDAIEILENCGKEFEYPVSWGIDMSSEHERYLAEEHFKAPVVVKNYPKDIKAFYMRLNDDGKTVAAMDILAPGIGEIIGGSQREERLEILDQRLEEMELEKEDYWWYRDLRRYGTVPHSGFGLGFDRLVTFVTGMANIRDVMPFPRAARTAEF, from the coding sequence ATGGCGCTAGCGTCTGTTGTAGATGTACTGGCAGGTCAATTTCCTGTCGGCAGCACAGTGACTGTCAAGGGCTGGATTCGAACCCGACGGGATTCGAAAGCCGGCATCTCTTTTCTTGCTATCCATGATGGCAGCTGTTTCAATCCTGTGCAGGCAGTCGTCCCTAATACCCTGAATAATTACCAGGAAGAGGTCCAGCGCCTGACCGCAGGCTGCTCGGTAGCAGTCACGGGCGAGGTGGTCGAATCCCAGGGCAAGGGGCAAACCTTTGAGCTTCAGGCGACCGGGGTTGAAGTGATCGGCTGGGTCGAGAACCCGGACAGCTACCCGATGGCGGCAAAGCGCCACTCCATCGAATACCTGCGTGAGCATGCCCACCTGCGTCCGCGCACCAATGTAATTGGCGCCGTGACCCGGGTACGTAACTGCCTGGCTCAGGCTCTGCACCGTTTCTTCTATGAAAATGGCTACAACTGGATCAGTACCCCGATCATCACCGCCAGTGACTGTGAGGGCGCCGGAGAGATGTTCCGCGTCTCGACCCTGGATATGCAAAACCTACCCCTGACCGATAAGGGTGAGGTGGATTATAGCGAAGACTTCTTTGGTAAAGAGGCCTTCCTGACCGTATCCGGCCAGCTTAACGTTGAAACCTTTGCCTGTGCCATGAGCAAGGTCTACACCTTTGGTCCGACCTTCCGCGCCGAAAACTCCAACACGAGCCGTCATCTGGCCGAGTTTTGGATGCTGGAGCCGGAAATAGCCTTTGCCGATCTCGACGATGCGGCCGAAGTTGCAATCGAGATGCTCAAGTATGTGTTCAAGGCGGTCCTCGAAGAGCGGATGGACGATCTGCAGTTCTTTGATCAGCGCATCCAAAAAGGTGTGATTGAGCGCCTGCAACAGCTAGTGAGCTCCGAATTTGTGCAGGTAGACTACACCGACGCAATCGAGATCCTGGAAAACTGCGGCAAGGAGTTCGAGTACCCGGTCTCCTGGGGCATCGACATGAGTTCCGAGCATGAGCGCTACCTGGCCGAGGAGCACTTCAAAGCTCCGGTGGTGGTGAAGAACTATCCGAAAGATATCAAAGCCTTCTACATGCGTCTCAATGATGATGGCAAAACAGTGGCGGCGATGGACATTCTGGCTCCGGGCATCGGTGAGATCATCGGTGGCTCCCAGCGTGAAGAGCGTCTGGAGATCCTGGATCAGCGCCTGGAAGAGATGGAGCTGGAAAAAGAGGATTACTGGTGGTATCGGGATCTGCGTCGCTACGGCACCGTCCCTCACTCAGGCTTTGGCCTAGGGTTTGACCGCCTGGTAACCTTTGTCACAGGTATGGCCAACATCCGTGATGTGATGCCATTCCCCCGCGCGGCCCGCACGGCGGAGTTCTAA
- a CDS encoding methyl-accepting chemotaxis protein, whose protein sequence is MTVKQKLLASAVLSVLILLIVLAFVFRFASQQQDLSMAIKSAEHLETQMLNMRRYEKDFLITKKEEDVTKFNQIYKAFVAEDEELDELIHDDELHRLLTQLIDEIKGYQQKFTKLVEMQKTIGLNPKAGLYGSLRSSVHNLETKLKEDNQPEQMVEMLMLRRAEKDFMLRRDLKYKGKFEKTYSKLESMLAGEPDKLNLLSNYKRDFFNLISNEQQLGLSPDSGLLKEMRTQVHRTENMFGQMLAYLEEFSAESRQSMISQITIFAIIGVLLVVFFSFWIARSVIGSLSGFAGLMQKVSDNHDLTLRSELQSKDEFADMGEDFNRMLESFMHVIGDVKGAVNALESATDSLSQNAEAARSGAEQQLQETDMVATAATEMGSTISEIAQNTELAAASAKETNETAHNGQQQVETTIQEIRSLSGRLEESSGVVQELEKESQTVGAVLDVIRGIAEQTNLLALNAAIEAARAGDQGRGFAVVADEVRSLAMRTQESTEEIAGIINGLQSRTQNIVQLMDECRAQGERSVNAATDAGEQLSQITDKMKDVMDMSTQIATAVEEQSSVANEINRNVTTIRDIAHESSEKTEQNMESSFEVSQQAQSLSRSVEIFKS, encoded by the coding sequence ATGACGGTCAAACAAAAACTTCTGGCCAGTGCAGTGCTGAGTGTATTGATTCTGCTGATCGTGCTGGCATTTGTGTTTCGCTTCGCATCCCAGCAGCAAGATCTGAGTATGGCGATCAAGAGCGCCGAGCACCTGGAAACCCAGATGCTGAACATGCGCCGTTATGAGAAGGACTTCTTGATCACCAAGAAAGAGGAGGATGTTACCAAGTTCAATCAGATCTATAAGGCCTTCGTCGCAGAGGATGAAGAGCTTGATGAGCTGATCCACGATGATGAGCTACATCGCCTTCTGACCCAGTTGATTGATGAGATCAAGGGCTATCAGCAGAAATTCACCAAATTGGTTGAGATGCAAAAAACCATAGGTTTGAATCCCAAGGCCGGGCTCTATGGATCGCTACGCTCCTCGGTGCATAATCTTGAGACCAAGCTCAAGGAGGATAACCAGCCCGAGCAGATGGTCGAGATGCTGATGCTGCGCCGCGCCGAGAAAGACTTTATGTTGCGCCGGGATCTCAAATACAAGGGTAAGTTTGAGAAGACCTACTCCAAGCTCGAATCCATGCTTGCCGGCGAGCCCGATAAGCTCAATCTGCTCAGTAACTATAAGCGGGACTTCTTCAATCTCATCAGTAACGAGCAGCAGTTGGGGTTGAGTCCAGATTCAGGTCTGCTCAAGGAGATGCGTACTCAGGTGCATCGCACCGAGAATATGTTTGGCCAGATGCTGGCTTACCTCGAAGAATTCTCGGCGGAGAGCCGTCAGTCGATGATCTCCCAGATCACCATCTTTGCCATCATCGGCGTTCTGCTGGTGGTGTTCTTTAGCTTCTGGATCGCGCGCAGTGTTATCGGTAGCCTCTCCGGTTTTGCCGGCCTGATGCAGAAGGTCAGTGATAATCACGATCTGACGCTACGCAGTGAGCTTCAATCCAAGGATGAGTTCGCTGATATGGGAGAGGACTTTAACCGGATGCTTGAGTCCTTCATGCATGTGATTGGCGATGTCAAAGGGGCGGTAAATGCCCTTGAGAGTGCGACCGACTCCCTGTCGCAAAATGCTGAAGCGGCCCGCAGTGGCGCCGAGCAGCAGCTGCAAGAGACAGATATGGTTGCCACCGCCGCGACCGAGATGGGTTCAACCATCAGTGAGATCGCCCAGAATACCGAACTGGCAGCGGCCAGTGCCAAGGAGACCAATGAGACAGCTCATAATGGTCAGCAGCAGGTTGAGACCACCATCCAGGAGATCCGCTCTCTGTCTGGCCGCTTGGAAGAGTCCTCCGGCGTGGTTCAGGAGCTTGAAAAAGAGAGTCAGACGGTGGGCGCCGTGCTGGATGTGATCCGCGGGATTGCCGAGCAGACCAATCTGCTGGCGCTTAACGCTGCTATCGAGGCAGCCCGGGCGGGTGATCAAGGCCGCGGCTTTGCCGTGGTGGCCGACGAGGTTCGAAGTCTGGCGATGCGTACCCAGGAGTCCACCGAGGAGATTGCCGGGATCATCAATGGGTTGCAGAGCCGTACCCAGAACATAGTGCAGCTGATGGATGAGTGCCGGGCCCAGGGAGAGCGCAGTGTGAATGCCGCCACCGATGCCGGTGAGCAGCTCTCTCAGATCACCGACAAGATGAAAGATGTGATGGATATGAGTACTCAAATTGCTACCGCTGTCGAGGAGCAGAGTTCGGTGGCCAATGAGATCAATCGCAATGTGACCACCATCCGTGACATCGCTCATGAGTCCAGTGAGAAGACTGAGCAGAATATGGAGTCGAGTTTTGAGGTATCACAACAGGCCCAGAGCTTGTCGCGCTCGGTCGAGATCTTTAAGTCCTGA
- a CDS encoding FmdB family zinc ribbon protein, translating to MPIYEYACDSCGHELAKLQKISDAPLTDCDECGQPSLVKQISAPGFRLKGKGWYETDFKQGKKKNLATPCDSEQGCKTCPATQAN from the coding sequence ATGCCTATCTATGAATATGCCTGTGATAGCTGTGGCCATGAACTGGCCAAGCTCCAGAAGATCAGCGATGCGCCATTGACCGATTGTGACGAGTGCGGTCAGCCATCACTGGTAAAACAGATCTCTGCTCCCGGATTCCGCCTCAAGGGCAAGGGCTGGTACGAAACTGACTTTAAACAGGGAAAGAAGAAGAATCTTGCGACCCCCTGTGATTCAGAGCAGGGGTGTAAGACATGTCCTGCGACACAAGCAAACTAA